The window AGACGATTTCTCGACAATGGAGATGGCATTATTCGTGGTGGTGCTCGGGATTATAGTCATCTCGACTCTTGCAGCATTACTCTTGAGTTCCGTGATGATTCTGACCCAGGGAATTAGAACTCCCGGTGAATATGCGACCTTCGTTTCTGGCTCTGCGACAGTCGTCCTCGTTGTCTTGACAGGGTGGTATACAGTGGAAACCCGGAGAATGGCTAGAGAGACTGAGATAGCACGTCAAGAAGAGAAGGAGTGGAGGAAAAAGAAAGACGAGATGAGCCGGGATAAACTCAGACGGGGGTTACTCGGAGAAGTTAGACGGACTGAGGGCCTAGACTCGTTCGCGGAAGAGTATAGTCCGTTTATGAGCTATGCCGGAGACATCATCCCGAGGACAGTGTACAGCCAGAATGCGGGAGAAATTGGCAAGTTAACTGAGGAAGAAATCTCGATAGTCGTTGATTATTATACGCAAGTGCAGATGATAGATACGGCGATGAAGATGCAGAACCAGTACGACATTTCGGCTCAGAGGGGTCTAAAGGAGATTTTGTTTTCGCAGTCACACAGTCTCAAACAGAGACAGGGTGCAGAAGAGCGCGCTGACGAGGTCCGAGAACTGATATACGATCTAATTGAGACTAGAGATGAGGTAATCAGTACACTTGAGAATAATCTCAACGATACCGCCGACGGGAGTTCATCTGAGGGAACGGAAAAGGACTCCAGAAGAGAATCCGGATAGGTGTCCCATATTCAGCCCCAACGATCCATCAGTAACTACACCCCACAAGTCCAGCGCCATCGCCCCGATCACAACAACACCCAAGAACGTTAGCGGCAGGCTCAACTCCTCACCGCCCGGCACAGCATCGAGACGTACCCGGTGACGAATACGAGAACCCCCGAGTACGCATCCGCGCCTCAATCGGCGCGAGCGGCCACGGCAGCTCGGGATAGTTCAGAAACGAGTAGGCCATCGCCACCCGGACCGTCGGTGCGCCGAGCGCGAGGCGGACGACGATCTCCGCGTTGTAGATCAGCAGCACCGCGACGACGAGCGACTGAGTGACGCGCCACTGGTCGAGGGCGTACTCCGGGAGGACGCGGTCGCGGAGGGTGTCGCGCCAGCGATCGGTCACCTGTTTCAATGTCTAGTAGAACGAGGCGGAGACAGTGACCACTCCGTACTCTGCCGTCGTTGAGGATTCCTTTGCAACATTACCGTCGTTCAGTATTTTAACAGTCAGCTTCCGGTCGGTGTCGTCCTGTTTTTGAGCGCTCACCGAGATGACGTTCGGGTCTCCATCGATCTCGATCGTCCGACTACCGCTTCCGTCGACGCTTCGTTGCGAACCAGCAGTTCCGACGCTTCCTCGCCAGCTACCATCGTACTCTATCCGTACAGAGTACGCAGAATCTCCGCTCGAACCAGAGCTACCTCCGCCGAACGAATCACTTGAGGAGACAGCTACAACACCGTATGCGGATGTCGTACTTCCCTTAGCCACTACCTCACCATCGGCGCGGATTCGGACTGTCAGCTTTCCCGAGCCACTGCCTTCCTTCTGAATGCTCGTACTTACGAGTGATGCGTCCCGCACCTCGTAGACCGTATCACCGGATCCATCGACGGACTTCGAAGCACCACCTGTTGCGATCGAACCGGACCATGATCCACCAGTCTCAATTTCAATGACGAAATCTGGCGAGACAGAGGTCGGAGTAGGGCTTTCAGTAGGCGTGGACGTTTCGGTGGCCGTTTCTGTTCGGGTGGCTGTTTCGGTAGCAGTTGCAGTTGAGGTCTCAGTACTCGCTTCCGTTACTCGTGTGGGTGAGGAACCAGACTCTCCTTCGCCACCGAGACAGCCGGCAGTCGCGAAGAGGGCCGCCCCAGCGAGGAATTTACGTCTCCTCATACCAACAGATTAAATCTCCAATATAAAGTTGTTCTGTTGTAACACTCTGTGGGAGTGATGTACTTCGAAACACACCGTCCGTTCTCGCAGGGTCGTTCCTTCCCTGTTTCATTCTCGAAATCCGCGTCATGTCTGGCACTCACGTCTGGTCGTGACCGGGAGGCTTCACCCACTAGCCTCTACCTTATCGAACCCTTTCCACCCCGGGGGTATGGCTAGTATACATCCCGCATCGTCAGAGGAAGATCACATGGGATGCGCCATCCCGACGTACCGCGACAAGATCAGCGACTGGGAGGACGAGTACACGAACTACTACCGCGCACTCCGCCACGACCGACAGTTGGCGTTCGACGACCTCGTGAAACACGTCAACCGCCACTCGGTGGCCGGCGGTGCCCGAAACCACTACACACCAGAGCTCACTCACCTCGTCTCGATCTGCGTCGGCCAGTAGCACGAGATTCGACAACCCCGCGAAGAGATCGAGTCGCTCCAGGAGGTGAGTGAGTAGCGATGCACCTGAGTGACGAGTACGACGAGGTCCCACCAGAACAGGTACGCTTGAGGAGGGCATCATCGGATATCAAATTCTCGTTGACGGTGAGTACGCCGGCGCGATCGAGGGCATCCCCGGGAGACTGGAGAGCTTCGTCGTCGAGATGCATTGGCGGGAGAAAGGTGTCGGCCGTGCCGCACTACAGGAGCTCGTCGAACTGAGCACCAAACATGGGAAATCCGAAATCGTGACTAACAACGTGATGTACGACGCGATGGAGCATATCCTCGAAAAGGAGGGATTTGAGCCACGCGATGAGATGGGGTGGACGGAGTCTCTCTCGGACAACACCGAGTCCGATTAAATTTTCGCCTCTCGTCAGAGACTCAGACACATCACCTCGCTACAAAATCGCCCGAGGGCTAAGTCCGACTGTCACCACTCTGTTAGTCGAACGGTAATATGCACACCCACACGGGAATTGTTTATACCTCTAACAGACGCAGCACCATATGATGACCGATCTCGAGGACCTCCAGCTTCGATACGAACAGTTCGTTGCCCAGAGAAACTGGGAGCAGTTTCATACCCCGAAGAATCTCGCAGAAGCAATCAGCGTCGAAGCGAGCGAACTGGTAGAATGCTTCCTCTGGCACGACAACCTCAAACCAGACGAACTCCAGAAGAACGAGAACCTCGTTACAGACGTCGAAGAGGAACTCGCTGATATCGTGATCTACTGTCTGGGGATGGCAACCAGACTCGATATCGACCTGCTCGATGCAGTCGAAGCAAAACTCGAGGATAACGAGCAGCGATTCGACCCTGAGAAGACAGACACGATCAACGAAGAGCTCTCCCAGTGGCAACGAGAAAACCGGTAGCAGTACCCGACTTCCGCCGACCAAATTGACTACTTTGGTACATAGGTTCACCCGAACAGCACTGCTTGCTGACACCTAGATGACGAAGACGTGGCTACTCAACACCATCCCGTCACACTGGGATCACTACTACGAAGGACCAGATACGGACGACCACCCCG of the Salinirubrum litoreum genome contains:
- a CDS encoding nucleotide pyrophosphohydrolase, giving the protein MTDLEDLQLRYEQFVAQRNWEQFHTPKNLAEAISVEASELVECFLWHDNLKPDELQKNENLVTDVEEELADIVIYCLGMATRLDIDLLDAVEAKLEDNEQRFDPEKTDTINEELSQWQRENR